One part of the Triplophysa rosa linkage group LG5, Trosa_1v2, whole genome shotgun sequence genome encodes these proteins:
- the napgb gene encoding N-ethylmaleimide-sensitive factor attachment protein, gamma b, which produces MAAQKINEAHDHITKAEKCLKTSMTKWKPDYDGAASEMAKAAVAFKNAKQFEQAKDAYLKEAEYHTENKTLFHAAKAYEQAGMMLKDMKRMPEAIQLIEKASVMYVENGTSGTAGIALDRAGKLIESVDLEKAVDLYKKAASVFENEDRLREAAELLGKASRLLVRLRRLDEAAMSIQKEKNMYKEIENYPTCFKKTIAQVLVHLHRGDFVAADKCVRESYSLPGFSGSEDCVAMETLLAAFDEQDEDGVNRVCNLPLLKYMDNDYAKLAISLKVPGGGGGKKKKTPAAPQGGSTAPPPAEEEEDYEGGLC; this is translated from the exons ATGGCCGCACAGAAGATCAACGAGGCGCACGATCACATCACCAAAGCGGAGAAATG tctAAAGACCAGCATGACCAAGTGGAAACCAGACTATGATGGAGCAGCATCAGAGATGGCAAAAGCAG CGGTGGCTTTTAAAAATGCCAAGCAGTTCGAGCAAGCAAAGGATGCGTATCTCAAAGAGGCGGAATatcacacagaaaacaaaac ACTCTTTCATGCAGCCAA GGCGTATGAACAAGCAGGCATGATGTTAAAG GACATGAAGAGAATGCCGGAAGCCATTCAGCTGATAGAGAAGGCCAGTGTGATGTATGTAGAGAACGGGACGTCTGGAACTGCAGGGATAGCATTAGACAGGGCAGGAAA ACTCATCGAGTCGGTGGATCTGGAGAAAGCTGTGGATTTGTACAAGAAAGCTGCTTCGGTGTTTGAG AATGAAGACCGTCTCCGGGAGGCTGCAGAGCTTCTGGGTAAAGCCTCCAGGCTTCTGGTTCGACTGCGCAG GTTGGATGAAGCTGCCATGTCCATTCAGAAGGAGAAGAACATGTACAAGGAGATTGAGAACTATCCCACCTGCTTTAAG AAAACCATCGCTCAAGTTCTGGTGCATCTACACAGAGGAGATTTCGTAGCAGCAGATAAGTGTGTCAGAGAAAGTTACAG TCTCCCAGGGTTCAGTGGGAGCGAGGACTGCGTTGCTATGGAGACATTACTGGCAGCCTTTGATGAGCAGGATGAGGATGGGGTGAACCGTGTGTGTAACTTGCCTTTACTCAAGTACATGGACAATGAT TACGCCAAGTTGGCCATCTCTCTAAAGGTCCCGGGAGGAGGTGGAGGAAAGAAGAAGAAAACTCCTGCAGCTCCTCAAGGAGGGAGCACAGCGCCACCACCAGCCGAGGAGGAGGAGGATTATGAGGGAGGTTTGTGTTAA
- the rab12 gene encoding ras-related protein Rab-12 → MDSGYGVQRRAGGGSPAVGASQRRRKMPPRAADFKLQVIIIGSRGVGKTSLMERFTDDTFCEACKSTVGVDFKIKTVELRGKKIRLQIWDTAGQERFNSITSAYYRGAKGIVLVYDITKQETYDDLPKWMKMIDKYASEDAELLLVGNKLDCESDRIISRQQAERFASRISGMRFCEASAKDNFNVDEIFLKLVDDILSKMPLEVPIRELSNSVLSLQPEPDIPPEFPPPRMRCC, encoded by the exons ATGGATTCGGGATACGGTGTCCAGCGGAGGGCCGGCGGCGGCTCACCCGCTGTGGGAGCGTCGCAGCGCCGCAGGAAGATGCCACCCAGAGCCGCTGATTTCAAACTGCAGGTGATCATTATCGGCTCCCGCGGCGTGGGGAAGACCAGCCTGATGGAGAGGTTCACGGACGACACCTTCTGCGAGGCGTGCAAGTCAACTGTGG GTGtggattttaaaatcaaaacggTAGAGCTGAGAGGAAAAAAGATCCGGCTCCAGATCTG GGACACAGCGGGTCAGGAGAGGTTTAACAGCATCACTTCAGCGTATTACCGTGGTGCAAAAGGCATCGTTCTGGTCTATGACATCACCAAACAGGAAACCTATGATGACCTGCCCAAATGGATGAAAATGATCGACAAG TATGCTTCAGAGGATGCTGAACTCTTATTGGTTGGAAACAAGTTGGACTGTGAATCTGATCGCATCATCTCACGACAGCAAGCTGAGAGG TTTGCTTCACGGATATCGGGAATGCGTTTCTGTGAAGCGAGTGCCAAGGATAACTTCAACGTGGATGAGATCTTTCTGAAACTAGTGGATGACATTTTGAGTAAG ATGCCACTTGAAGTCCCCATCAGAGAGCTGTCCAACAGTGTCCTGTCCCTTCAGCCCGAACCCGATATTCCACCAGAGTTTCCTCCTCCTCGCATGCGCTGCTGTTGA